From the genome of Deinococcus sp. AJ005, one region includes:
- a CDS encoding S49 family peptidase produces MAPLNIPFLNKDSKLPGGMTHPTWIVLDVTGPYPELNPSNPIAALLSRTETLEALEARLQKLSDAEWLHGVLVRISEFTASPAAAHAIRGMLGRLAQNKRVVAFLPQLTMTALIAASGANEIAAPESADVLLGGFGLEQTYLGEFLKKHGIEFENLRIREYKAALTRFSQDHMDDANREQLTAYINGLEAAWADDLAQARGVDREVAQTWLAGDLTSAQGALEAGLITKVAYEDELVGPGTRPLAAVIDLLMPRKFGSPKAGKVAIVPVIGTIVTGKSRNNALPLPLLGGPMAGSDTVVAALKRAKEDKDTRAIVLYVNSGGGSALASDLMWREVSTSKKPVVVVMGEYAASGGYYVATHAKHIVASPYTLTGSIGVVSGKPILQEFNSRQGLNPERVGRDRALMYSSSRPYSDDERQHVERGILEVYDRFTSRVAEGRKLSKEQVNEIGRGRIWSGRDGLERGLVDELGDLRTGIERACEFAGLPYDAPVYTATPKNAGPLPEFVQEAGRAAQVNVWPFGRERVLTWFDQEVKVR; encoded by the coding sequence ATGGCTCCCCTCAACATCCCGTTTCTGAACAAGGATTCCAAGCTGCCCGGCGGCATGACCCACCCCACCTGGATCGTGCTGGACGTGACCGGCCCCTACCCGGAACTCAATCCCAGCAACCCGATTGCCGCGCTGCTCAGCCGCACCGAGACGCTGGAGGCGCTGGAAGCCCGGCTGCAAAAGCTGAGTGACGCCGAGTGGCTGCATGGCGTGCTGGTGCGGATCAGCGAATTCACGGCCTCTCCCGCTGCCGCACACGCCATCCGGGGCATGCTGGGACGACTGGCGCAGAACAAACGCGTGGTGGCTTTCCTGCCTCAACTGACCATGACAGCGCTGATCGCCGCCAGCGGAGCGAACGAAATCGCTGCCCCAGAATCGGCAGACGTGCTGCTAGGCGGTTTTGGCCTGGAGCAGACCTACCTGGGCGAATTCCTCAAGAAGCACGGCATCGAGTTCGAGAACCTGCGAATCCGCGAGTACAAGGCCGCCCTGACCCGCTTCTCGCAGGACCACATGGACGATGCCAACCGCGAGCAGCTCACGGCCTACATCAACGGGCTGGAAGCCGCCTGGGCCGATGATCTGGCGCAGGCGCGCGGTGTGGACCGTGAGGTGGCGCAGACGTGGCTGGCCGGGGACCTGACCAGCGCGCAGGGAGCGTTGGAAGCGGGCCTGATCACCAAAGTCGCCTACGAGGACGAACTCGTCGGCCCCGGCACCCGCCCACTGGCCGCCGTGATCGATCTGCTGATGCCGCGTAAATTCGGCAGCCCGAAAGCGGGCAAGGTGGCGATTGTGCCCGTCATCGGCACCATCGTCACCGGCAAGAGCCGCAACAATGCGCTGCCCCTGCCGCTGCTGGGCGGCCCGATGGCCGGGTCAGACACGGTGGTGGCGGCCCTCAAGCGCGCCAAGGAGGACAAGGACACCCGCGCCATCGTGCTGTACGTCAACAGCGGCGGCGGCAGCGCGCTGGCCTCGGACCTGATGTGGCGGGAGGTTTCCACCTCTAAAAAGCCCGTGGTGGTGGTCATGGGCGAATACGCGGCCAGCGGCGGGTATTACGTCGCCACGCACGCCAAGCACATTGTCGCCTCGCCCTACACCCTGACCGGCAGCATCGGTGTGGTCAGCGGCAAGCCAATCTTGCAGGAATTCAACAGCCGCCAGGGCCTGAATCCCGAACGGGTGGGCCGGGACCGCGCGCTGATGTATAGCTCCAGCCGTCCCTACAGCGACGACGAACGCCAGCACGTCGAGCGCGGCATTCTGGAAGTCTATGACCGCTTCACCTCGCGCGTGGCCGAGGGCCGCAAGCTGAGCAAGGAACAGGTCAACGAGATCGGGCGCGGGCGCATCTGGAGTGGCAGGGACGGTCTGGAACGCGGTCTGGTAGACGAGCTGGGCGACCTGCGAACCGGTATCGAGCGCGCCTGTGAGTTCGCCGGGCTGCCCTATGACGCCCCCGTCTACACCGCCACCCCCAAGAACGCTGGACCCCTCCCCGAATTCGTGCAGGAGGCGGGCCGTGCCGCCCAGGTCAACGTGTGGCCCTTTGGCCGTGAGCGCGTGCTGACGTGGTTTGATCAGGAAGTGAAGGTGCGCTGA
- a CDS encoding TetR/AcrR family transcriptional regulator: MARTVNPIQDRTRRAGLEKAAYLALYERGYAGVTLANIAEHAGVSRGTLVYHFGSRAGLLSAVMRRFTRTITVATRRALRQAETPDAKLQAFVENQFYGVQNTRRFYTVSLDFLAAATRDPELMAVQRDFLGQTLELDLELARLAGENGAGARARQLRALVEGLSVRFLADPEPDLAAYRADCLGGLRAILGWD; encoded by the coding sequence ATGGCCCGCACCGTCAACCCCATTCAGGACCGCACCCGGCGCGCTGGTCTGGAAAAGGCGGCCTATCTGGCGCTGTACGAGCGCGGCTACGCAGGGGTCACGCTGGCCAACATCGCCGAACACGCCGGGGTCAGCCGGGGCACGCTGGTGTATCACTTCGGCAGCCGGGCGGGGCTGCTCTCGGCGGTGATGCGGCGATTTACCCGCACCATCACGGTGGCGACGCGCCGGGCGCTGAGGCAGGCCGAGACACCAGACGCCAAGCTGCAAGCCTTCGTCGAAAACCAGTTTTACGGGGTCCAGAACACCCGGCGCTTCTACACGGTTTCACTGGACTTTCTGGCAGCAGCAACGCGTGACCCGGAGTTGATGGCCGTACAGCGCGACTTCCTGGGTCAGACGCTGGAGCTGGACCTGGAACTGGCGCGGCTGGCCGGTGAGAACGGCGCGGGGGCACGGGCGCGGCAACTCCGCGCGCTGGTGGAGGGTCTGAGCGTGCGCTTCCTGGCCGATCCCGAACCGGATCTGGCGGCCTACCGCGCCGACTGTCTGGGCGGACTGCGGGCGATTCTGGGCTGGGATTAG
- a CDS encoding c-type cytochrome, giving the protein MKNTFAVTMTLLLALTLAGGVTGYRIATTPHEEKKAESAIVPSEAAPSANVAATGAAGAPEALGNVKQDQAGGTASGPNGAVALPGGAMSGEGAPSGDGTTAMAGTPTSPDTASNEQAATGAPPAATATAAETQGDASAGKELYAGNCAGCHGADGGGGIGANLKLPNGPKSWTETQFHTVLREGKLPEGRELNAIMPRFAETQVTDSDIANIFAYVKTF; this is encoded by the coding sequence ATGAAGAACACGTTCGCCGTCACCATGACGCTGCTGCTGGCCCTGACGCTGGCCGGAGGGGTTACCGGATACCGCATCGCCACCACTCCACACGAGGAAAAGAAGGCGGAATCTGCCATCGTACCGTCTGAAGCCGCTCCCAGCGCCAACGTGGCGGCCACGGGTGCAGCAGGCGCTCCCGAAGCACTGGGCAACGTGAAACAGGATCAGGCGGGCGGCACCGCCAGCGGCCCTAACGGCGCGGTGGCCCTGCCCGGCGGAGCCATGAGCGGCGAGGGTGCGCCCAGTGGTGACGGAACCACGGCAATGGCCGGAACACCTACCTCCCCCGACACGGCCAGCAACGAGCAGGCGGCCACGGGCGCGCCCCCTGCCGCAACGGCCACCGCCGCCGAGACCCAGGGCGACGCCTCTGCGGGCAAGGAACTGTACGCGGGCAACTGCGCAGGCTGCCACGGTGCGGACGGCGGCGGCGGCATCGGCGCGAACCTGAAACTGCCCAATGGTCCCAAGTCGTGGACCGAGACCCAGTTCCATACCGTACTGCGCGAGGGCAAACTGCCCGAGGGCCGTGAACTGAACGCCATCATGCCGCGCTTCGCCGAGACCCAGGTGACCGACTCGGATATCGCCAACATCTTCGCCTACGTCAAGACCTTCTGA
- a CDS encoding penicillin acylase family protein, producing MARRGSVGHAVAGIGRGVLWLVLIVLAVVLGVVVWVKATSTPQTSGEVTLSGLSGPATVSRDQWGVPHIRAQSDEDAVYALGYVHWQDRAWQMDFQRRVVAGRLSEVLGEPALAQDKFLRTWGFQGAAESILPALSERSRSLVKAYTAGVNAAMQQGKMAPEFRILGYTPEPWKEVDSVSWSKLMAYDLGGNMDDEVLNTRVMQRLGQQGLDEVTAPYPADGPTILSGDELAKTGVKPGAALDTATLSRSALNALQAHLNAARELGLQAVPGKGSNDWVIGGSRTASGKPILADDPHLALTSPMLWYLADIQGPTLKAIGASIPGLPAIVIGRNERVAWGVTNTNPDVQDLYIEPADASFTQRQEVIKVKGGDDVTLTVRTSKHGPVVSDAGAADVGPRVALKWTALQPGDTTMDAFMGLNYAKNWDDFKAALTTYVAPSQNFVYADVDGNTGYYAPGRVPIRDGWDGSLPVSGDGSREWTGYIPFEGLPHTYNPADGLVVTANNKVVPDSYAYNLGNIRNWAEPYRAARITELLTAKPEGLTVQDVKAVQLDTTSLVWQDMKDALLTTQPDGDLSRKALELLRGWDGNERMDGVAPSIFEAWLMELQKMAQDELGNTTTLNSLSVLKQLQGDGELCRDEAAKVQNCAAELSASLKTAVNGLSVRVGNDPSAWTYGKLHHVASNHRAFGNVKALAWLFNHRAPTNGGTNTVNVARPEQGTFNQTHGPSYRQIVDLSDLNKSVFVGSLGQGGNPLGAHVSDQQPMWIAGEYLPMSTDAKDWGKVSTLTLTPGN from the coding sequence ATGGCGCGACGTGGATCGGTTGGACATGCGGTGGCGGGAATAGGACGGGGGGTGCTGTGGCTGGTGCTGATCGTGCTGGCGGTGGTGCTGGGCGTGGTGGTGTGGGTCAAGGCGACATCCACGCCTCAGACGAGTGGGGAAGTGACGTTGAGCGGTCTGAGTGGTCCTGCCACGGTGAGCCGTGACCAGTGGGGCGTGCCGCACATCCGCGCACAGTCCGACGAGGATGCCGTGTACGCGCTGGGCTATGTCCACTGGCAGGACCGTGCGTGGCAGATGGACTTCCAGCGCCGTGTGGTGGCGGGCCGACTGTCTGAAGTGCTGGGCGAACCCGCGCTGGCCCAAGATAAATTCCTGCGGACCTGGGGCTTTCAGGGGGCTGCCGAGTCGATCTTGCCCGCCCTCTCCGAGCGCTCGCGCAGTCTGGTGAAGGCCTACACGGCAGGCGTGAACGCGGCCATGCAGCAGGGCAAGATGGCCCCCGAATTCCGCATCCTGGGCTACACGCCTGAACCGTGGAAAGAGGTGGACAGCGTGTCCTGGAGCAAGCTGATGGCCTACGATCTGGGCGGGAACATGGACGACGAGGTACTGAACACCCGCGTCATGCAGCGCCTGGGCCAGCAGGGTCTGGACGAGGTCACGGCCCCGTATCCGGCGGACGGCCCCACCATCCTCAGCGGCGATGAGCTGGCGAAAACGGGCGTCAAGCCGGGGGCTGCACTGGACACGGCCACCCTTTCCAGATCGGCTCTGAACGCCCTGCAAGCCCACCTGAACGCCGCCCGCGAGCTTGGCCTGCAAGCCGTTCCCGGAAAGGGCAGCAACGACTGGGTGATCGGCGGCAGCCGCACCGCCAGCGGCAAGCCGATCCTGGCTGACGATCCGCACCTGGCCCTGACCAGTCCGATGCTGTGGTATCTGGCCGACATCCAGGGGCCGACTCTGAAGGCCATCGGGGCCAGTATCCCTGGCCTGCCCGCCATCGTGATCGGGCGCAACGAGCGGGTGGCCTGGGGCGTGACGAACACCAACCCCGATGTGCAGGACCTGTACATCGAACCCGCCGACGCCTCGTTCACCCAGCGCCAGGAAGTCATCAAGGTCAAGGGCGGCGACGACGTGACCCTGACCGTCCGCACCAGTAAGCACGGCCCTGTGGTCAGCGACGCGGGCGCGGCGGACGTGGGGCCGCGCGTGGCGCTCAAGTGGACCGCGTTGCAACCCGGCGACACCACGATGGACGCCTTCATGGGCCTGAACTACGCGAAGAACTGGGACGATTTCAAGGCGGCCCTGACCACCTATGTGGCCCCCAGCCAGAATTTTGTCTACGCCGACGTGGACGGCAACACGGGCTATTACGCGCCGGGCAGGGTGCCGATTCGCGACGGCTGGGACGGCAGTCTCCCTGTCAGTGGCGACGGCAGCCGCGAATGGACGGGGTACATCCCCTTCGAGGGCCTGCCCCATACCTACAATCCCGCCGATGGTCTGGTGGTCACGGCCAACAACAAAGTCGTGCCGGACAGCTACGCCTACAACCTGGGCAATATCCGCAACTGGGCCGAGCCGTACCGCGCCGCCCGCATCACCGAACTGTTGACCGCCAAACCCGAGGGTCTGACCGTGCAGGACGTGAAAGCCGTGCAGCTCGATACCACCAGTCTGGTGTGGCAGGACATGAAGGACGCCCTGCTCACCACCCAGCCCGACGGGGACCTCAGCCGAAAGGCGCTGGAGCTGCTGCGCGGCTGGGACGGCAACGAGCGTATGGATGGGGTGGCCCCCAGTATCTTCGAGGCGTGGCTGATGGAGTTGCAGAAAATGGCCCAGGATGAGCTGGGCAATACCACCACACTCAACAGCCTGAGTGTGCTGAAGCAGCTTCAGGGCGACGGCGAGCTGTGCCGCGACGAGGCCGCGAAAGTTCAGAACTGTGCCGCTGAGTTGAGCGCCAGCCTCAAAACGGCGGTGAATGGCCTGAGCGTGCGTGTGGGAAACGATCCGTCGGCCTGGACCTATGGCAAGCTGCACCACGTCGCCAGCAACCACCGCGCGTTCGGCAACGTCAAGGCGCTGGCGTGGCTGTTCAACCACCGCGCCCCCACCAACGGCGGCACCAATACCGTGAACGTCGCCCGCCCCGAACAGGGCACTTTTAACCAGACGCACGGCCCCAGCTACCGCCAGATCGTCGATCTGAGTGATCTCAACAAGAGCGTCTTCGTCGGCAGTCTGGGGCAGGGCGGCAACCCGCTGGGCGCGCATGTCAGCGATCAGCAGCCCATGTGGATCGCCGGGGAATACCTGCCCATGAGTACCGACGCGAAGGACTGGGGCAAGGTCAGCACGCTGACGCTGACGCCTGGAAACTAG
- a CDS encoding response regulator, with protein MSPALPVRVLLVEDDQRVARVNRDLLERDPGVHVVGSAASCTQGDALARALAPDLILLDVHLPDGSGLGLLYHWRAAGILTDVALITAADDESSVRLALAHGAFDYLIKPFTGARLAELVARHRSRRPAAEGGPRLDQTELDRLLGVTPSASESLPRGIDPHTLERVSAALREAGASVSAEDLGERVGLSRVTAWRYLEHLVRVGEASLDHVYGQSGRPAKLYRAAMAGELG; from the coding sequence ATGAGTCCTGCACTGCCCGTACGCGTGCTGCTCGTCGAGGACGATCAACGCGTGGCCCGCGTCAACCGCGATCTACTGGAGCGTGATCCTGGCGTGCATGTGGTGGGCAGCGCCGCCAGTTGCACCCAGGGCGACGCGCTGGCCCGCGCCCTCGCGCCGGACCTGATCCTGCTGGATGTGCATCTGCCCGATGGCAGCGGTCTGGGCCTGCTGTACCACTGGCGTGCGGCGGGCATCCTGACCGATGTGGCCCTGATCACCGCCGCCGACGACGAATCCAGCGTGCGGCTGGCGCTGGCGCATGGGGCTTTCGATTACCTGATCAAGCCGTTCACCGGGGCGCGGCTGGCCGAACTGGTGGCCCGTCACCGTTCTCGCCGCCCAGCAGCCGAAGGCGGTCCGCGTCTGGATCAGACAGAATTGGACCGCCTACTGGGCGTGACACCTAGCGCCAGCGAGAGCCTGCCGCGCGGCATCGATCCACATACGCTGGAACGGGTGTCTGCCGCGCTGCGGGAGGCTGGGGCCAGCGTCAGTGCCGAGGATCTGGGCGAGCGCGTCGGCCTGAGCCGCGTGACTGCGTGGCGCTATCTGGAACATCTGGTGCGGGTGGGGGAGGCCAGTTTGGACCACGTCTACGGCCAGTCCGGGCGGCCCGCCAAGCTGTACCGTGCTGCGATGGCGGGCGAGCTGGGCTAG
- a CDS encoding helical backbone metal receptor — MDFPASPPLRLASLVSSNSDILAALGAASWVVAADSHSDAPGLEAACRVGPDLNIDLDAVAGAKPDLVLASLSVPGMERVVDGLHERGLPTLILDPVTVADTLDDIRLIGKAIGLEQKGREVAAQLEADLSSLRAVYARPPRVLVEWWPRPIIAATRESWVTELLAGMGAVNALETRPGRSTPLTLAEVRGAQADLIVCSWCGAKKLRPEVIEARGLGIPVIAVPESGLGRPGPRLLEGARQIAAALEGLALARA, encoded by the coding sequence ATGGATTTCCCTGCCTCTCCTCCACTGCGGCTGGCCTCGCTGGTATCCAGCAATTCGGACATTCTTGCCGCACTGGGGGCCGCGTCGTGGGTGGTGGCCGCCGACTCGCACAGCGACGCGCCGGGTCTGGAGGCTGCCTGCCGTGTCGGCCCCGATCTGAACATCGATCTGGACGCGGTGGCCGGGGCAAAACCTGATCTGGTCCTCGCCAGCCTCAGCGTGCCGGGCATGGAACGTGTGGTGGACGGTCTGCACGAGCGCGGTCTGCCCACCCTGATCCTCGATCCGGTGACGGTGGCCGACACGCTGGATGATATTCGCCTGATCGGCAAGGCCATTGGGCTGGAGCAAAAGGGGCGGGAGGTGGCTGCCCAGCTAGAGGCGGACCTGTCCAGCCTGCGCGCCGTGTATGCGCGCCCGCCGCGCGTGCTGGTGGAATGGTGGCCCCGCCCGATCATCGCCGCCACGCGCGAATCCTGGGTCACGGAACTGCTGGCTGGAATGGGCGCGGTGAATGCCCTGGAGACGCGTCCCGGACGCAGCACGCCGCTCACCCTGGCCGAGGTGCGGGGCGCACAGGCGGACCTGATCGTGTGTTCGTGGTGTGGCGCTAAAAAACTGCGGCCCGAGGTCATCGAAGCGCGTGGTCTGGGGATTCCCGTAATTGCCGTGCCTGAAAGTGGGCTGGGCCGCCCCGGACCCCGCCTGCTGGAAGGGGCGCGGCAGATCGCCGCGGCGCTGGAGGGGCTGGCTTTAGCGCGTGCCTGA
- a CDS encoding single-stranded DNA-binding protein, whose product MPEFDRVREALRASMSAWATLEVRGDQARVIPAPDLDQMALHLETADPHWSLTWACDSVQPPVVRARLTLLGVTREGLSGGHTLDDAKWAALADAARTFGVAPAGEIPWVEYDAEDGPNTSDLDEVTPLPTAPAAAALPPEPPRDPQMEKARDHINDLLEQLRALGRGKEATRFMMRGYGENVEESRAIYKEIQVVLKS is encoded by the coding sequence ATGCCTGAATTTGACCGTGTGCGCGAGGCCCTTCGCGCCAGCATGAGCGCCTGGGCCACCCTGGAAGTGCGGGGGGATCAGGCGCGCGTGATTCCTGCCCCGGACCTGGACCAGATGGCCCTGCACCTGGAAACCGCCGATCCGCACTGGAGCCTGACCTGGGCCTGCGACAGCGTGCAGCCCCCGGTGGTCCGCGCCCGCCTGACCCTGCTGGGCGTAACCCGCGAGGGCCTGTCAGGAGGCCACACCCTCGACGATGCCAAATGGGCCGCCCTGGCCGACGCTGCCCGCACCTTTGGTGTGGCCCCCGCCGGGGAAATCCCCTGGGTGGAATACGATGCCGAGGACGGCCCCAACACCAGTGATCTGGACGAGGTGACGCCGCTGCCCACCGCGCCCGCTGCCGCCGCGTTGCCCCCCGAACCGCCCCGCGATCCGCAGATGGAAAAGGCGCGCGATCACATCAACGATCTGCTGGAGCAACTCCGCGCCCTGGGCCGGGGCAAGGAGGCCACCCGCTTCATGATGCGCGGCTACGGCGAGAACGTGGAAGAAAGCCGCGCCATCTACAAGGAGATTCAGGTGGTACTGAAAAGCTGA